From Vanrija pseudolonga chromosome 1, complete sequence, a single genomic window includes:
- the mettl16 gene encoding U6 small nuclear RNA (adenine-(43)-N(6))-methyltransferase yields the protein MHPANPYNKRRPDFALLASKHPALAPYVTTTDHGSSIDFSDAAALRALTSALLKEDFGLDVSLRDDRLCPTLANRLDYLLTALDFVAGAEGPLRVLDIGTGHVAIYLLLLRHLRPEAQSVGSELDDVSREHAATVLAVNDIPETAIRLVPEAKGNTLLGWLDDDRLGVDSWSLTICNPPFFGSEAEAAEARALKAGAPPAGKTAAHNEEITRGGEELFVAQMVDESVKFGTRCRWYTSLIGRYASLEPLVAAVRKVTDNYAVLVLRQAKTARWVLAWSFGADRVSDRVTRPETVIPGTSFARLLPLPNAFVFQPAEAQTLQALRAAIMPVLVSVGLATGDEEAVELAPVTQSWSRAARRAAQREAASTGAEGDAGAEAGSNAQPGHGPAPPEPLFRARLTFEHPSAGGEGEGQTGAALRIDWTATMSTWFLFRYTALLHLVHHLSSELESEGEIGLQTNVTRN from the exons aTGCACCCCGCAAACCCATACAACAAGAGACGGCCAGACTTTGCCCTCCTAGCCTCCAAGCACCCAGCCCTGGCACCATA cgTCACGACCACGGACCATGGCTCCTCGATTGACTTtagcgacgccgccgcgctgcgcgctctGACCTCTGCGCTGCTCAAGGAGGATTTCGGGCTCGACGTCAGCCTGCGCGATGACCGCCTGTGTCCAACGCTTGCGAACCG ATTAGACTACCTCCTCACCGCCCTCGACttcgtcgctggcgccgaaGGCCCTCTCCGCGTGCTCGATATCGGAACGGGCCATGTGGCCAtctacctcctcctcctgcgccATCTCCGCCCTGAGGCACAGAGTGTGGGCTCAGAGCTCGATGACGTGTCACGAGAACATGCCGCAACAGTGCTCGCTGTGAACGATATCCCCGAGACCGCGATCCGCCTCGTGCCCGAAGCCAAGGGCAACACGCTCCTCGggtggctcgacgacgaccggcTAGGCGTCGACAGCTGGTCGCTGACGATCTGTAACCCGCCTTTCTTTGGCTCCGAGGCGGAGGCTgccgaagcgcgcgcgcttaaagctggcgcgccgccggctggcAAGACGGCCGCACACAACGAAGAAAtcacgcgcggcggcgaggagctgttCGTCGCGCAGATGGTGGATGAGAGTGTGAAGTTCGGCACACGGTGCAGGTGGTACACCTCCCTGATCGGCCGATACGCGTCCCTCGAgcccctcgtcgcggcggtgcgcaAAGTGACGGACAACTACGccgtgctggtgctgcggcaggccaagacggcgcgctgggtgCTCGCGTGGTCGTTTGGCGCAGACCGCGTGTCGGAC CGCGTAACCCGCCCCGAGACGGTGATCCCCGGCACGTCGTTTGCGCGTCTCCTCCCCCTGCCGAACGCGTTCGTCTTCCAGCCAGCAGAGGCACAGACCCTGCaggccttgcgcgcggcgatcATGCCCGTGCTCGTGTCGGTTGGGCTGGCtacgggcgacgaggaggcggtggaGCTCGCGCCGGTTACGCAGAGCTggtcgagggcagcgaggcgcgcggcgcagcgcgaaGCGGCGAgcactggcgccgagggcgacgccggggccgaggcggGTAGCAACGCCCAGCCAGGGCacggccccgcgccgcccgagccctTGTTCCGTGCGCGGCTGACGTTTGAGCACCCGTCCGCTgggggcgagggtgagggccAGACTGGGGCGGCACTGAGGATAGACTGGAC CGCCACCATGTCGACTTGGTTTTTGTTTCGCTacaccgccctcctccaccttgTCCACCACCTCTCTTCCGAGTTGGAGTCGGAGGGCGAGATCGGCCTGCAAACAAATGTCACGAGAAATTAA
- the nxt3 gene encoding Putative G3BP-like protein: MSSAAPQANGHPTSTDSANVVVAPQATSKIQPSDVGWQFVPQYYNFVNKQPHRLHCFYNKRSTFVHGEEGEDTTPALGQQEIHERIVNLGFDQCKVYINSIDSQSSAGGGILIQVLGEMSNANKPWRKFAQTFFLAEQPNGYFVLNDIFRYLKEDTDEEEPEVEEAPVVTTAPAVQAEAVHAQQAPAVPVAAEVEQPTQDTVEEEVAVPEPEPVAEEPVVEAVKEAEPEPTPAPVEEPAVAEPEPVAEEPAVPETAPAAEEPVAKPAAPAANGAAPAAAAPAAPAAPAKPKSWATLVSGGKPAWNNVAAAPAAAPAAPVKKAEAPAPAVAAPAPAAAAPAAAAAAGAAAPAAAGGRSPFYENALKVNTAHCFVKLPNWSAQEQQGQETIDENTLRNIASRFGDVVKVEIVKGKACAFVEFAKVESARKAIIASLSTHQGGEGGVSHGEGKLNFETRKEKDERGPKGRRGGAPEGGAAPRGGGRVGGNAGQGEGAGGAQRGGSAGRGRGRGRGGAGNAGGDRAAK; encoded by the exons ATGTCGTCCGCCGCCCCCCAGGCCAACGGccaccccacctccaccgacTCTGCCAATGTTGTCGTTGCCCCTCAGGCCACGTCTAAAATCCAGCCCAGCGACGTTGGATGGCAGTTTGTTCCCCAGTACTA caaCTTTGTGAACAAGCAGCCCCACCGTCTGCACTGCTTCTACAACAAGCGTTCGACCTTTGTtcacggcgaggagggtgaggacaCGACTCCTGCCCTTGGCCAGCAG GAGATCCACGAGCGTATCGTCAACCTCGGCTTTGACCAATGCAAGGTCTACATCAACTCGATCGACTCGCAGTCGTCGGCTGGCGGTGGCATTCTCATCCAGGTCCTGGGTGAAATGTCCAACGCCAACAAGCCGTGGCGCAAGTTTGCCCAGACCTTCTTCCTTGCCGAGCAGCCCAACGGCTACTTTGTCCTCAACGACATCTTCCGCTACCTCAAGGAGgacaccgacgaggaggagcccgaggtcgaggaggccccTGTTGTGaccaccgcccccgctgtccaggccgaggccgtccaCGCCCAGCAGGCCCCCGCtgtccccgtcgccgccgaggttgagcagcCCACCCAGGACactgtcgaggaggaggttgccgTCCCCGAGCCTGAGCCCGTTGCCGAGGAGCCtgttgtcgaggccgtcaaggaggccgagccTGAGCCTACTCCCGCGCCTGTCGAGgagcccgccgtcgccgagcctgagcccgtcgccgaggagcctGCCGTCCCCGAGACCGCCCCTGCCGCTGAGGAGCCCGTCGCCAAGCCTGCTGCTCCAGCCGCCAACGGTgccgctcctgctgctgctgcccctgcCGCTCCTGCCGCTCCGGCCAAGCCCAAGTCGTGGGCGACCCTCGTTTCTGGTGGCAAGCCGGCGTGGAACAACGTGGCTgccgctcctgctgctgccccggCGGCTCCTGTGAAGAAGGCTGAGgctcccgcccccgctgtggctgctcctgctcctgctgcggccgcccccgctgctgccgccgccgctggcgctgctgctcctgccgccgccggtggccGCTCGCCCTTCTACGAGAACGCTCTCAAGGTCAACACCGCCCACTGCTTCGTCAAGCTCCCCAACTGGTCGGCCCAGGAGCAGCAGGGCCAGGAGACGATCGACGAGAACACCCTCCGCAACATTGCCTCGCGCTTCGGTGACGTTGTGAAGGTGGAGATtgtcaagggcaaggcctGCGCGTTTGTCGAGTTCGCCAAGGTCGAGTCGGCTCGCAAGGCGATCATCGCCTCGCTCAGCACGCACcagggtggcgagggcggtgtCTCGcacggcgagggcaagctcaACTTCGAGACccgcaaggagaaggacgagcgTGGACCCAAGGGACGCCGCGGTGGTGCTCCCGAGGGTGGTGCCGCCCCCCGTGGCGGTGGCCGTGTCGGCGGCAACGCTGGTCAGGGTGagggtgccggtggtgcccAGCGGGGCGGCTCTGCcggccgcggtcgcggccgtggccgtggcggcgccggtAACGCTGGCGGTGACCGTGCTGCCAAGTAA
- the psmD8-1 gene encoding putative 26S proteasome non-ATPase regulatory subunit 8 produces MSLDLQRSVADLQKRFDAGAKDEVAKQASQLKVQLVRSGLYFAPPDADAKDLLAARTILEIATFNALRQSNLTAYTQYNAALQAFYVNLARVLPASPNRPIIIGLQLLAMLSEGKYSQFHMTLEALPVSELGDVFVRWPVDLERWMMEGAYNKIYRARERVPREEYAVLLDRLMGTIREQIALTIETSYPSLPLQNAAALLFFKSGETAQLVKFATERGWDLEPSTQTFTFPKSPIPDIALAAVAAHDSSRIALDIAGGKGIKRGGPMQAMIKPALDLAHQLEAIV; encoded by the exons atGTCCCTCGACTTGCAGCGATCAGTCGCCGACCTGCAGAAGCGCTTTGACGCTggcgccaaggacgaggtcgcAAAGCAGGCTTCACAGCTCAAG GTCCAGCTCGTCCGCTCTGGCCTCTACTTTGCCCCTCCCGACGCTGATGCCAAGGACCTGCTTGCGGCCC gtACCATTCTCGAGATCGCGACCTTCAACGCCTTGCGACAGAGCAACCTGACCGCCTACACGCAGTACAACGCTGCCCTCCAGGCATTCTACGTCAACCTTGCGCGTGTTCTCCCCGCGTCGCCCAACCGCCCCATCATTATCGGCCTACAGCTCCTCGCAATGCTGAGTGAGGGCAAGTACTCGCAGTTCCACATGACGCTTGAGGCCCTCCCCGTtagcgagctcggcgacgtgtTTGTCCGCTGGCCTGTCGACCTGGAGCGCTGGATGATGGAGGGCGCGTACAACAAGATCTACCGTGCCCGCGAACGCGTCCCCCGTGAGGAGTACGCcgtgctcctcgaccgcctgaTGGGCACCATCCGCGAGCAGATTGCTCTCACCATCGAGACGTCGTACCCCTCCCTGCCTCTGCAGAACGCGGCGGCTCTCCTCTTCTTCAAGAGCGGAGAGACTGCGCAGCTCGTCAAGTTTGCTACAGAG CGCGGATGGGACCTCGAGCCATCTACCCAGACCTTCACCTTCCCCAAGTCGCCCATTCCCGACAttgccctcgctgccgttgccgcccacGACTCGTCGCGTATCGCGCTCGACATTGCGGGTGGAAAGGGTATCAAGCGCGGCGGTCCCATGCAGGCCATGATCAAGCCAGCGCTTGACCTCGCCcaccagctcgaggccattgtGTAA
- the SPBC14C8.09c gene encoding IMPACT family memberc produces MSKRGNEGDTTDTPSVVRKRARAYTPPRAPTLDVWLKPDAPPPLLAASPHLNDQDSTFISFTLSFEPPSHVRSVSALTKEVKRIVRELDVVRLVGEELLTRNEGAFQAGEGRAPGRGKGKERAREPDCRMWAARVVGLNEGKNGTGGEGDYQLLEAFDDDGEKFGGERLLRVLKEKSAVDVITICVRWFGGTMLGPARFQHIGVTAQDSLKELQTLVTRRDLRADIERLDDEIAAMRATLAPPGSPLQSVDGAVSSQKSADGGEKGKYNQIDDIVRLQRLRQAREKTKANLESRVGWVGLDQSRAEDAAAAAARAAPAAGGA; encoded by the exons ATGAGCAAGCGCGGCAACGAAGGGGACACCACGGACACCCCTTCGGTGGTACGCAAGCGTGCTCGTGCATACACCCCGCCACGGGCGCCGACATTGGACGTCTGGCTCAAGCCCGacgcgcctccgccgctgctcgcggcCTCACCCCACCTCAACGACCAAGACTCGACATTCATCAGCTTCACGCTCTCGTTCGAGCCGCCAAGCCACGTTCGcagcgtctcggcgctcacGAAGGAGGTGAAGCGCATTGTGCGGGAGCTGGACGTCGTGCGCctggtcggcgaggagctgttGACGCGCAACGAGGGCGCGTTCCAGGCTGGTGAGGGGCGCGCTCCGGGCCGAGGGAAGGGTAAGGAGCGCGCACGCGAGCCCGACTGCCGTATGTGGGCTGCGCGCGTTGTCGGCCTGAACGAGGGGAAGAATGGGACTGGCGGGGAAGGCGACTACCAG CTTCTCGAGGCATTTGATGACGACGGTGAAAAGTTTGGGGGTGAGCGCCTCCTGCGTGTGCTCAAGGAGAAGAGCGCGGTCGACGTGATTACCATCTGCGTCCGATGG TTTGGCGGCACAATGCTTGGC CCCGCGCGCTTCCAGCACATTGGTGTGACGGCGCAAGACTCGCTCAAGGAGCTGCAGACGCTCGTGACTCGCCGCGACCTGCGGGCGGATATTGAGAGGCTCGACGACGAAATTGCCGCAATGCGAGCCACGCTGGCCCCACCCGGCTCGCCTTTGCAGAGCGTGGACGGGGCCGTGTCGTCGCAGAagagcgccgacggcggaGAAAAGGGCAAGTATAATCAGATAGACGACATCGTGCGGCTGCAACGCCTCCGACAGGCACGTGAGAAGACCAAAGCCAACCTCGAGAGCCGCGTCGGCTGGGTCGGGCTGGACCAGTCGCGCGCAGAGGAcgctgcagccgccgcggcgcgtgctgcaccggccgccggcggggcaTAG
- the fer8_1 gene encoding Fe-regulated protein 8, whose translation MLCLLGAGRNRLGSSARTIRYTAAAVARFFGTSPPTTMSASRTTTKTVVVLGVAYGGGHVAKMLAASLPPDWRVVAIDRNSHMNHVYVFPRFVVKPELAPKAYIPYKAVFEPVVRDADKKKEDYGKDTAADAAVPPTPPKTPPPPSKHSMLQGLVTRLERNRVTYVRPNAAGSYGADDSEKPPADRTETLEFDYAVYALGASLPAPVDVWGTGGASRGTKAGGMAWMEKTGGVMGEAERVLVVGGGALGIQYATDLKDVYPDKEVTLLHSRKRLLPIYPEGVHDAVVSRLDALGIRAVLGERVLEWPENPGTLDGVEKVVKTDAGNTYAADLVLVCTGPKAHVGLMRALDERAISPVTGRIRVSPTTQVSLAPVAPFEPAPAADAADADAAEALAKLALDTPTIPNIFAIGDCAQTAAIQAGHTSYYQGEVAARNIIRLIKGEADELEDYAPGVPAIKVTLGLKHWVMANTDGVTSGDDGVEHLLARYMWPLFGADDCPDHE comes from the exons ATGCTCTGTTTGCTTGGAGCTGGTCGCAACCGCCTTGGCAGCTCGGCTCGCACAATCAGATATACAGCAGCTGCGGTCGCGCGTTTCTTCGGGACctctccacccaccaccatgtccgcatcacgcaccaccaccaagactgtcgtcgtcctcggtgtcgcctatggcggcgggcacgtcgCCAAGATgctcgcggcgtcgctgccgcccgactggcgtgtcgtcgccatcgaccGCAACTCGCACATGAACC ACGTGTACGTGTTCCCGCGGTTCGTCgtcaagcccgagctcgcgcccaAGGCATACATCCCGTACAAGGCGGTGTTTGAGCCAgtcgtgcgcgacgccgacaagaagaaggaggactACGGGAAAGATACGGCCGCTGACGCTGCCGTGCCACCTACCCCGCCAAAgacgcccccaccgcccagCAAGCACAGCATGCTGCAGGGCCTCGTGACGCGTCTCGAGCGGAACCGCGTGACCTACGTCAGGCCGAACGCCGCGGGGTCGTACGGCGCAGACGACAGCGAGAAGCCGCCAGCCGACCGCACAGAGACGCTCGAGTTCGACTACGCGGTgtacgcgctcggcgcgagccTGCCTGCGCCCGTGGACGTGTGGGGCACTGGCGGGGCGAGCCGGGGGACCAAGGCAGGCGGCATGGCGTGGATGGAGAAGACGGGCGGCGTgatgggcgaggcggagcgcgtcctcgttgtgggcggcggcgcgctgggcatTC AGTACGCCACCGACCTCAAGGACGTGTACCCAGACAAGGAGGTGACGCTGCTGCACTCGCGCAAGCGCCTGCTCCCAATCTACCCGGAGGGCGTGCACGACGCTGTCGTGTCGCGCCTTgacgcgctcggcatccgcgccgtgctcggcgagcgcgtgctcgagtgGCCCGAGAACCCGGGCACGctggacggcgtcgagaagGTCGTCAAGACTGACGCCGGGAACAcgtacgccgccgacctggtgCTCGTGTGTACTGGGCCCAAGGCGCACGTTGGCCTCATGCGCGCGCTGGACGAGCGCGCCATCTCCCCCGTCACGGGCCGCATTCGTGTCAGCCCCACGACGCAGGTGTCGCTCGCGCCCGTGGCACCGTTCGAGCCTGcaccagccgccgacgccgccgacgccgatgcggccgaggccctcgccaagctcgccctcgacacACCCACCATCCCCAACATCTTCGCGATTGGCGACTGCGCGCAGACGGCCGCCATCCAGGCCGGCCACACATCCTACTACcagggcgaggtggccgcgCGCAACATTATCCGGCTGAtcaagggcgaggccgacgagctcgaggactACGCGCCCGGCGTGCCCGCCATCAAGGTCACCCTGGGCCTCAAGCACTGGGTCATGGCCAACACTGATGGCGTGACGTCtggcgatgacggcgtcgagcacctgctcGCGCGATACATGTGGCCCCTGTTCGGGGCGGATGATTGCCCGGACCATGAGTAG
- the NSA1 gene encoding Ribosome biogenesis protein NSA1 translates to MTTYRTLDFWTPALHPSTLLNVSVAEPGPSRDPVVRSLPIKHGDFEAVGAIKRLVKTNEGFLAADDSFRISALTVPVAEDEVPVVTSQSQAKVPSRGLSVWTGLTTIEDGAAAISSLSTGRLSLFRGDANPVGTFKAGGPVLATSSPGSGSLFALGGKEVEVSVWDASRAFEATASSSDKRKKDDLAPGEVWRAKNVAHNHLQLRQPVHHLSSAFLPGSSTDLVTGTKSGAVRRYDTRQRKPVGDWKVAREGGVGAVAPGAENELFFADHSNLVAALDLRTGRVLYTVPANATANALLTLPEPVPRFAELAKTAAAGLASISSDATFRIFQTTPPPAVMPKGNWATGGKKSTVLSSAYGVGVGSFVFAGFGSRTEAKPVKEKAEGEEGDEEEDEEVDDDEEEEIWEGMDEANADSDDDSSEDEAPVKKQRRRQ, encoded by the exons ATGACAACATATCGCACGCTCGACTTCTGGACGCCAGCCCTCCACCCCTCGACGCTCCTCAACGtctccgtcgccgagccaggACCATCAAGGGACCCGGTGGTGCGCAGCCTGCCGATCAAGCACGGCGACTTTgaggcggtcggcgcgaTCAAGCGGCTGGTCAAGACCAACGAGGGG ttcctcgcggccgacgactcgTTCCGCATCAGCGCACTCACcgtccccgtcgccgaggacgaggtgccggTCGTCACGTCGCAGAGCCAGGCGAAGGTGCCCTCGCGCGGGCTGAGCGTGTGGACGGGGCTCACGACgatcgaggacggcgcggcggccatcTCGTCCCTGTCCACCGGCCGGCTGTCCCTCTTCCGCGGCGACGCCAACCCCGTCGGGACTTTCAAGGCCGGCGGACCAGTGCTCGCGACCTCGTCTCCCGGCTCGGGCAGCCtcttcgccctcggcggcaaggaggtcgaggtgtcGGTGTgggacgcgtcgcgcgcgttcGAGGCCACGGCTAGCAGCAGCGATAAGCGGAAGaaggacgacctcgcgcccggCGAGGTCTGGCGTGCAAAGAACGTGGCCCACAACCACCTCCAGCTGCGGCAGCCGGTGCACCACCTCTCGTCAGCGTTCCTCCCCGGCTCGAGCACCGACCTGGTGACGGGCACCAAGAGCGGCGCCGTGCGGCGGTACGACACGCGGCAGCGCAAGCCTGTCGGCGACTGGaaggtcgcgcgcgagggcggcgtcggcgctgtcgccCCAGGCGCGGAGAACGAGCTCTTCTTCGCCGACCACTccaacctcgtcgcggcgctcgacctgcgcaCAGGCAGGGTGCTGTACACTGTGCCGGCGAACGCGACGGCCAACGCGCTTCTCACGCTGCCCGAGCCCGTGCCGCGcttcgccgagctcgcgaagacggccgccgctggcctcgCGTCCATTAGCTCGGACGCCACCTTCCGCATCTTCCAGAccacgcccccgccggccGTCATGCCCAAGGGTAActgggcgacgggcggcaAGAAGAGCACGGTGCTGTCGAGCGCGTAcggtgtcggcgtgggcAGCTTTGTGTTTGCTGGCTTTGGTTCGCGcaccgaggccaagcccgtcaaggagaaggctgagggcgaggagggcgacgaggaggaggacgaggaggtcgacgacgacgaggaagaggagatCTGGGAGGGCATGGACGAGGCCAACGcagacagcgacgacgactcgagcgaggacgaggcgccggTCAAGAAGCAGCGCCGGAGACAATAG
- the AP3M1 gene encoding AP-3 complex subunit mu-1, with protein sequence MARIDGLIILDPNGKPLITSNFASHPPSYPLIHIDAFNHAVASARAEVTEGKGTANGASKSATALGVELEPVLWVNALGRIGPGGVGASGAALCHIERDGLRYLVPVSEDVNPLFAFSFIQSFLETLTEYLGDVTEGTVKDNFDIVYMLVEEMLDEGHPMTMETNMLKDIVIPPSLMRKLLNVAGVAGLQSQPTAPFTAPIPWRRQGVRHANNEIYFDIEETLDAIVDRRGAVLETAVWGRINANSRLSGNPDLVLNLANAKTTLRDPAFHPCVRHNRWERDAVLSFIPPDGKFKLVEYNSRAPVKQLPVGLKAKLTTEDNGGRFSLTLTSRMNAHPLEHITVSIFLGASTTSVSATATGEKPPLHTGESSAPAGRVGGGTYEFDPNTHVLKWHLASLVASERSPSLTGSFVSAGGPTPDPAFSVDFSVTGHTYSGLRVDGLKVLGEGYKPFKGVRTTAKSGRIDVRW encoded by the exons ATGGCAAGGATAGACGGCCTCATCATTCTCGACCCGAACGG GAAACCGCTCATCACGTCCAACTTTGCGTCGCACCCGCCGTCGTACCCCTTGATCCACATCGACGCCTTCAaccacgccgtcgcgagcgcgcgcgccgaggtcacAGAGGGCAAGGGCACCGCGAACGGGGCGAGCAAGTCCGCTACTGCTCTCGGCGTGGAGCTCGAGCCCGTGCTCTGGGTCAATGCGCTCGGGCGGATCGGgccgggcggcgtcggcgcgtccggCGCGGCCCTGTGTCACAttgagcgcgacggcctgcGATACCTCGTGCCCGTGAGCGAGGACGTCAACCCCCTCTTCGCATTCTCGTTCATCCAGAGCTTCTTGGAGACGTTGACCGAGTACCTTGGCGACGTGACCGAGGGGACCGTCAAGGACAACTTTGACATCGTCTACATG ctcgTGGAGGAGATGCTCGACGAGGGACATCCCATGACGATGGAGACCAACATGCTCAAGGATATTGTCATCCCGCCGTCCTTGATGCGCAAGCTGCTGAATGTTGCAGGTGTTGCAGG GCTCCAATCCCAGCCCACAGCACCGTTCACTGCACCAATACCGTGGAGACGGCAGGGTGTGCGGCACGCCAACAACGAGATCTACTTTGACATTGAGGAGACACTGGACGCGATCGTCGACAGACGGGGCGCGGTGCTCGAGACGGCCGTGTGGGGGCGCATCAACGCAAACTCGCGCCTGTCTGGAAACCCGGACCTCGtgctcaacctcgccaacgccaagacgacgctgcgcgaCCCCGCGTTCCACCCCTGCGTGCGGCATAACCGCTGGGAACGCGACGCGGTCCTCAGCTTCATTCCCCCAGACGGAAAgttcaagctcgtcgagtaCAACAGCCGCGCGCCGGTCAAGCAGCTGCCTGTGGGACTCAAGGCGAAGCTGACCACCGAGGACAATGGGG GACGCTTCTCGCTGACCCTCACGTCGCGAATGAACGCTCATCCCCTCGAGCACATCACCGTGTccatcttcctcggcgcgtcgaccacgaGTGTCAGCGCTACTGCGACGGGCGAGAAGCCGCCGCTTCACACTGGCgagagctcggcgccggcaggtCGCGTCGGGGGTGGCACTTATGAATTCGACCCAAACACGCATGTGCTCAAGTGGcacctcgcgtcgctcgtggcgagcgagcggtcACCGTCACTGACGGGGTCTTTTGTCTC TGCCGGAGGCCCGACACCCGACCCAGCATTCTCCGTCGACTTCAGCGTCACGGGCCACACGTACTCTGGGCTGCGGGTGGACGGGCTCAAGGTCCTGGGCGAGGGGTACAAGCCGTTCAAGGGTGTGCGGACGACTGCCAAGTCTGGCAGGATAGATGTTAGGTGGTAG